From a region of the Octopus sinensis linkage group LG18, ASM634580v1, whole genome shotgun sequence genome:
- the LOC118766939 gene encoding uncharacterized protein LOC118766939, whose product MLKTTIQNVLHKRPRLHAYKIQMRHKIKETDKPKHTEFAVMMLREIDDDNRYLNRILFSDEATFHINGCVNQHNSRIWGGQYLNEVFQYICDSPKVNVWSGLLHDHVVSPFIFAENTITSASYLDMLEMYVFPQIADIEREKLCFADEAIKTSIACEKLFPVLSNIIKTILVID is encoded by the exons ATGCTTAAAACAACAATTCAAAATGTGCTGCATAAACGCCCAAGACTGCATGCTTACAAAATTCAAATGAGACATAAAATTAAGGAAACAGATAAGCCTAAGCACACTGAATTTGCTGTAATGATGCTGAGAGAAATTGATGACGATAATAGGTATCTTAACAGAATTTTATTTAGTGATGAAGCAACATTCCACATAAATGGTTGTGTTAACCAACATAACAGTCGGATATGGGGAGGTCAGTATCTCAATGAAGTTTTCCAATACATCTGTGATTCGCCCAAGGTTAATGTGTGGTCTGGACTCCTGCATGATCATGTTGTTAGCCCTTTCATCTTTGCAGAAAACACGATTACAAGTGCTAGTTACCTGGACATGCTAGAAATGTATGTGTTCCCTCAAATTGCAGACattgaaagagaaaag TTATGCTTTGCTGACGAAGCCATAAAAACCTCTATAGCATGTGAGAAACTATTTCCTGTACTTagcaatataattaaaacaattttagtcattgattaa